Proteins from a genomic interval of Diaphorobacter sp. HDW4A:
- the tatB gene encoding Sec-independent protein translocase protein TatB, translating to MIDIGLSKMALIGVVALVVIGPEKLPKVARTVGTLLGKAQRYVNDVKSEVNRSMELDELRKMKDNVESAARDVEQSVHTSAKDFEKDWSDATSSLNDTSSGSSETTSSEYDWSSQSSITPAYSHPRKNWRVKRGATPQWFKSRSGVRTKAQSGAARVARFRPKRPL from the coding sequence ATGATTGATATTGGCCTCTCGAAAATGGCGCTGATCGGCGTGGTGGCGTTGGTCGTCATCGGGCCCGAGAAGCTCCCTAAAGTGGCGCGTACCGTGGGTACGCTGCTCGGCAAGGCGCAGCGTTATGTGAACGATGTGAAGTCCGAAGTCAACCGTTCGATGGAGCTCGATGAGCTGCGCAAGATGAAGGACAACGTGGAATCGGCGGCGCGGGATGTCGAGCAATCGGTCCACACCAGTGCCAAGGATTTCGAGAAGGACTGGAGCGACGCCACGTCGTCTCTGAACGACACGTCGTCCGGTTCTTCCGAGACCACCTCGTCCGAGTACGACTGGAGTTCGCAAAGCTCCATCACACCAGCCTACAGCCACCCGCGCAAGAACTGGCGCGTCAAGCGCGGGGCGACACCGCAGTGGTTCAAGTCGCGCTCCGGCGTGCGTACCAAGGCTCAATCGGGTGCGGCGCGCGTGGCGCGGTTCCGTCCGAAAAGACCGCTTTGA
- the tatA gene encoding Sec-independent protein translocase subunit TatA, producing the protein MGSFSIWHWLIVLLIVVMVFGTKKLKNIGSDLGGAVKGFKDGIKDGGQAENADAAAGNNAAAGQVTNNAAADKSTIDVEAKQKS; encoded by the coding sequence ATGGGTTCGTTTTCTATTTGGCACTGGCTGATCGTGCTGCTGATCGTCGTGATGGTTTTTGGCACCAAGAAGCTCAAGAACATCGGCTCCGATCTGGGTGGTGCGGTCAAGGGTTTCAAGGACGGCATCAAGGACGGTGGTCAAGCTGAAAATGCCGACGCTGCTGCTGGCAACAATGCCGCTGCAGGTCAGGTGACCAACAACGCTGCGGCCGACAAGTCGACCATCGATGTGGAAGCCAAGCAAAAGAGCTGA
- a CDS encoding histidine triad nucleotide-binding protein, with protein MHDPNCIFCKIIEGKIPSKKVYEDEDVFAFHDINPWAPVHFLMVPKKHIPSMAQVTAEDAPLLGKMMTLAPQLAQENGCNPYPTGGFRMVVNTGDEGGQEVHHLHVHVIGGPRPWKKG; from the coding sequence ATGCACGATCCGAACTGTATTTTCTGCAAGATCATCGAAGGCAAAATTCCCTCGAAGAAGGTCTATGAGGACGAGGACGTCTTCGCATTTCACGACATCAACCCTTGGGCACCGGTGCACTTTTTGATGGTGCCCAAGAAGCACATACCGTCGATGGCGCAAGTCACTGCGGAAGATGCGCCGCTTTTGGGAAAGATGATGACACTCGCCCCCCAGTTGGCGCAGGAAAATGGCTGCAACCCCTATCCGACGGGCGGATTCCGCATGGTGGTGAATACCGGGGATGAAGGCGGGCAGGAAGTGCATCACCTGCACGTGCATGTGATCGGTGGTCCACGTCCCTGGAAAAAGGGTTGA